The following coding sequences are from one Salvia hispanica cultivar TCC Black 2014 chromosome 3, UniMelb_Shisp_WGS_1.0, whole genome shotgun sequence window:
- the LOC125215318 gene encoding actin cytoskeleton-regulatory complex protein PAN1, protein MTTEEQQKQSQTMPCLQKKKMSEMIETPETDDAPALPDQDSALAAFRAKEEEIERRRSEIRERLQAQFTRVEEEAKRLHLIQSELDSVTDPMRKEVAAICKKVEIVNRDVKILGINCQKKEKEYRESAEAFDEKKKEKAQLLAKLAELVSESEKLRSSKLEELCKNI, encoded by the exons atgaCTACAGAGGAGCAGCAGAAACAGTCACAAACAATGCCGTGTttgcagaagaagaagatgtcAGAGATGATCGAAACGCCAGAGACCGACGACGCCCCTGCGCTCCCCGACCAGGACTCCGCCCTCGCCGCCTTCCGCGCCAAGGAGGAGGAGATCGAGCGGCGGCGGAGCGAGATCAGAGAGAGGCTCCAAGCGCAATTCACACGCGTCGAGGAAGAAGCCAAGCGCCTCCACCTCATCCAATCG GAGCTCGATTCCGTGACGGATCCGATGCGGAAGGAGGTTGCGGCGATCTGCAAAAAGGTCGAAATCGTGAACCGAGATGTGAAGATTTTGGGGATCAACTGCCAGAAGAAG GAGAAAGAGTATAGAGAATCGGCTGAGGCTTTCgatgagaagaagaaggaaaaggCGCAGCTCCTTGCAAAATTAGCTGAG TTGGTGAGTGAAAGCGAGAAGCTGAGATCAAGTAAACTAGAAGAGCTATGCAAGAACATATAG
- the LOC125213660 gene encoding glucomannan 4-beta-mannosyltransferase 2-like, whose protein sequence is MAEISGKNFIPEQFQGYTPDIAGQIGLLWELIKAPLIVPLLTVCVYICLAMSIMVFIERLYMGVVIVLVHLFWKKPEKRYRYEPMKDDLESGNAGYPIVLVQIPMFNEKEVYKISIGAACNLSWPADRLVIQVLDDSTDPIVKDMVERECIRWANKGINITYQIRETRGGYKAGALKEGLKRDYVKPCEYVVIFDADFRPEPDFLRRSVPFLIHNPKIALVQARWRFVNSNECLLTRMQEMSLDYHFKVEQEVGSATHAFFGFNGTGGIWRIAAINEAGGWKDRTTVEDMDLAVRAGLKGWKFLYLGDLQVKSELPSTFKAFRFQQHRWSCGPANLFRKMVVDIATNKKVTLYKKFYVIYSFFFVRKIIAHLFTFFFYCVVLPLSILVPEVYVPKWGSIYLPCIITALNSVGTPRSFHLLFYWVLFENVMSFHRSKATFIGLLEAARVNEWVVTEKLGDTLKNSKAGKIASKISLSKLLGDRINLHELGFAVFLFICGCYDFMYGKNCYFIYLFLQVITFTIAGLGYVGTIVPSS, encoded by the exons ATGGCGGAAATATCGGGGAAAAATTTCATACCGGAGCAGTTCCAGGGCTACACGCCGGACATCGCGGGGCAAATCGGTCTGCTGTGGGAGCTAATCAAGGCGCCATTGATCGTGCCGCTGCTCACCGTCTGCGTCTACATTTGCCTGGCGATGTCGATAATGGTGTTCATCGAGCGGCTGTACATGGGCGTCGTCATCGTCCTGGTCCACCTCTTCTGGAAGAAGCCGGAGAAGCGCTACAGATATGAGCCGATGAAGGACGATTTGGAGAGCGGCAACGCCGGCTACCCTATCGTCCTTGTTCAGATCCCCATGTTCAATGAAAAAGAG GTTTATAAGATCTCCATTGGCGCAGCTTGCAATCTCTCGTGGCCTGCTGATCGGCTTGTAATCCAGGTTCTAGATGATTCTACTGATCCAATCGTGAAG gATATGGTTGAGAGGGAGTGCATAAGATGGGCAAACAAGGGCATAAATATCACCTACCAAATTAGAGAGACGAGGGGCGGCTACAAGGCCGGAGCACTTAAAGAAGGGCTCAAGCGCGATTACGTTAAACCGTGTGAGTACGTCGTCATCTTCGATGCGGATTTCCGGCCCGAGCCTGATTTTCTCCGACGATCTGTGCCGTTCCTCATCCACAACCCCAAGATTGCTCTCGTCCAGGCCCGTTGGCGATTCG TGAATTCAAACGAATGCTTGCTGACGAGGATGCAAGAAATGTCATTGGATTACCATTTTAAAGTTGAGCAAGAAGTTGGATCAGCCACTCATGCATTCTTTGGCTTCAATG GAACTGGAGGGATATGGAGGATCGCGGCCATAAACGAGGCCGGGGGATGGAAGGACAGGACCACAGTGGAGGACATGGACCTTGCGGTTAGGGCTGGTCTCAAGGGCTGGAAATTTCTCTACTTAGGAGATCTACAA GTGAAGAGTGAACTCCCAAGTACTTTCAAAGCATTCAGGTTCCAGCAGCACAGGTGGTCTTGTGGCCCTGCCAATTTGTTCAGGAAAATGGTGGTGGACATTGCAACAAATAAG AAAGTCACTTTGTACAAGAAGTTCTATGTGATCTACAGCTTCTTCTTCGTTCGAAAGATCATAGCTCACTTgttcactttcttcttctactGCGTTGTTCTTCCATTGTCAATCCTCGTCCCAGAAGTCTACGTTCCTAAATGGGGATCCATCTACCTTCCCTGCATCATCACGGCCCTCAACTCAGTCGGAACTCCAAG GTCATTTCATCTATTGTTCTATTGGGTACTGTTCGAGAATGTGATGTCGTTCCATCGCTCAAAGGCCACATTTATCGGTCTATTGGAAGCTGCAAGGGTGAATGAATGGGTGGTGACTGAGAAACTCGGAGACACACTCAAGAACAGCAAAGCAGGCAAAATAGCATCTAAAATATCCTTATCTAAGTTGCTAGGAGATAG GATCAACCTGCACGAGCTCGGATTTGCTGTGTTTCTCTTCATCTGTGGCTGCTATGACTTCATGTATGGGAAGAACTGCTACTTCATATACCTGTTTCTTCAAGTCATCACCTTCACAATCGCGGGGCTCGGATACGTTGGCACCATTGTTCCGAGCTCTTGA
- the LOC125209181 gene encoding proliferating cell nuclear antigen-like, protein MWLLCALKETANALADPLLVVDEWCRRRLVQGSVLKKVLESIKELVTDANFHCSPTGLSLQAFDSSHVALVALLLRSEGFDHYHCDRNISMGMNLDNVAKMLKYTGNDDIITLKANNASDTVTFVFETPTRDKTSKFGMKLMDIESEHVEMQEAEYHAIVRMPSVELSRICKHLSSFGDTVGISVTEEGVEFSSRGDIGTAQTVFWQNTTVDKPDYATVIEMNEPVSLTFALRYLNSFTKATPLSTTVTLSLSSQLLGVDYKIAEMGYIRFYLPPKNEED, encoded by the exons ATGTGGCTGCTTTGCGCATTGAAGGAGACAG CAAACGCCTTGGCCGATCCTCTCCTTGTCGTCGACGAGTGGTGCAGAAGACGGTTGGTGCAGGGGAGTGTGTTGAAGAAGGTTCTGGAATCGATCAAGGAGCTAGTAACCGATGCCAACTTCCACTGCTCCCCCACCGGTTTGTCGCTGCAGGCTTTCGATTCCAGCCACGTGGCGCTGGTGGCGCTGCTGCTCCGTTCCGAGGGATTCGACCACTACCACTGCGACCGAAACATCTCCATGGGGATGAACCTCGACAACGTGGCTAAAATGCTCAAGTACACTGGAAACGACGATATCATCACTTTGAAGGCCAACAACGCCAGCGACACTGTCACTTTCGTGTTCGAAACCCCCA CACGAGATAAGACCTCAAAATTTGGGATGAAGCTGATGGACATTGAGAGTGAGCATGTAGAAATGCAGGAAGCTGAGTACCATGCTATTGTTCGCATGCCATCTGTTGAGTTGTCAAGGATTTGCAAACATCTTAGTAGCTTTGGTGACACAG TTGGCATCTCTGTTACAGAGGAAGGTGTGGAGTTCTCATCCAGAGGAGATATTGGAACTGCACAAACTGTGTTTTGGCAGAACACCACTGTTGACAAG CCAGATTATGCCACTGTGATTGAGATGAATGAGCCAGTGTCTCTCACATTTGCTCTTAGGTATCTCAACTCCTTCACTAAGGCCACCCCATTGTCTACCACTGTCACTTTAAGTTTGTCCTCGCAGCTTCTGGGGGTCGACTATAAGATTGCAGAGATGGGCTACATACGATTCTACTTGCCTCCCAAGAATGAGGAAGATTGA
- the LOC125214721 gene encoding probable glucomannan 4-beta-mannosyltransferase 11 isoform X1, translating to MGPASAAVEWLLGSPADVIAPVWNAVKSYGIVPVLRFSLYLCLLWSFLLFVEWVHMMFLAALAKLMRRRHAERYKWEPLRDDLEGGSLDFPMVLVQIPIYNEIEVYKISIGAACRLSWPVDRLVVQVLDDSTDLVIKDKIEKECMRWASEGINIRYQLREGRKGYKAGALKEGLKRDYVKECEYVAIFDADFQPEADFLRRAMPVLIHNPEVALVQARWRFVNANECFLTRMQEISLDFQFVIEQEGGSSIHSFFSFNGSGGVWRLGAIDDAGGWNDRTTVEDMDLALRAGLMGWKFVFLGDIEVRSELPSTFKAYRSQQHRWSCGPANLFRKMVIGIVKNKDISLSRKFYMIYNFFFIRKVVGTMFAFVFYCVVLPLVSLMPEVDYPKWGAIVATLIIATVNTSISTPRSFYMAIPWVLFENIMSFHRTKALMIGLFEAKRANEWIVTEKLGDAFEGKSRAEFSAPKGSRQLKHLRERILLQELGIASFLFACGCYGIFYGHDRYYLYLFPQAIFFTIAGFGYFGTIVPSCPELS from the exons ATGGGCCCAGCTTCGGCGGCGGTGGAATGGCTTCTCGGCTCGCCTGCTGACGTCATCGCGCCGGTTTGGAATGCGGTGAAATCGTATGGAATAGTGCCGGTGTTGAGATTCTCTCTCTACCTCTGCTTGCTGTGGTCGTTCTTGCTGTTTGTGGAGTGGGTTCACATGATGTTCCTCGCTGCTCTCGCCAAGCTGATGCGGAGAAGGCACGCGGAGAGGTACAAATGGGAGCCGTTGAGGGATGATTTGGAAGGTGGGAGCCTCGATTTCCCCATGGTTCTTGTCCAGATACCGATATACAATGAGATAGAG GTGTACAAGATCTCCATTGGTGCAGCGTGTAGGCTGTCTTGGCCAGTTGATAGGTTGGTGGTTCAAGTTTTGGATGATTCTACTGATCTTGTTATTAAG GATAAGATTGAGAAAGAGTGTATGAGGTGGGCGAGTGAAGGCATAAACATTAGGTACCAGCTTCGAGAAGGTCGAAAGGGGTACAAGGCGGGGGCTCTCAAGGAAGGGCTGAAGCGGGACTATGTCAAAGAGTGTGAGTATGTTGCCATCTTTGATGCTGATTTCCAGCCGGAGGCAGACTTCCTTCGACGAGCCATGCCTGTCCTGATTCACAACCCAGAGGTCGCACTTGTGCAGGCTCGCTGGAGGTTTG TGAATGCAAATGAATGCTTCTTGACAAGAATGCAGGAAATATCATTGGACTTCCAGTTTGTAATTGAGCAAGAAGGAGGATCATCCATTCATTCCTTCTTCAGTTTTAACG GAAGTGGTGGAGTATGGAGACTCGGGGCAATAGACGACGCTGGAGGTTGGAATGATCGAACCACTGTAGAAGATATGGATCTTGCTCTCCGAGCTGGACTCATGGGCTGGAAGTTTGTTTTCCTAGGCGACATTGAG GTTAGGAGTGAACTTCCTAGTACTTTCAAGGCCTATCGCTCTCAGCAGCATCGGTGGTCCTGTGGTCCAGCCAATTTGTTCAGAAAGATGGTGATCGGAATTGTAAAGAACAAG GATATATCGCTCTCACGAAAGTTCTACATGATATATAACTTCTTCTTCATCCGGAAGGTCGTGGGAACTATGTTTGCCTTCGTTTTTTACTGTGTGGTGCTGCCCTTGGTTAGTCTGATGCCTGAAGTTGATTATCCTAAATGGGGTGCCATTGTGGCTACTTTGATAATTGCCACCGTAAACACGAGCATCTCGACTCCAAG ATCATTCTATATGGCCATTCCTTGGGTCCTTTTCGAGAACATAATGTCGTTTCATCGCACCAAGGCTTTGATGATCGGTCTGTTCGAGGCCAAGAGGGCAAACGAATGGATTGTCACTGAGAAACTAGGAGACGCCTTCGAGGGCAAATCCAGAGCTGAATTCAGTGCACCAAAGGGTTCTCGACAGCTTAAGCATCTCCGAGAGAG aatACTACTACAGGAGCTGGGAATTGCTTCGTTTCTTTTCGCTTGTGGATGCTACGGGATCTTCTATGGGCACGATAGATACTACCTGTATCTCTTCCCTCAAGCCATCTTCTTCACTATTGCTGGGTTCGGCTACTTTGGCACGATAGTCCCGAGCTGCCCCGAGCTCTCTTAG
- the LOC125214721 gene encoding glucomannan 4-beta-mannosyltransferase 2-like isoform X3 — MILLILLLRLQDKIEKECMRWASEGINIRYQLREGRKGYKAGALKEGLKRDYVKECEYVAIFDADFQPEADFLRRAMPVLIHNPEVALVQARWRFVNANECFLTRMQEISLDFQFVIEQEGGSSIHSFFSFNGSGGVWRLGAIDDAGGWNDRTTVEDMDLALRAGLMGWKFVFLGDIEVRSELPSTFKAYRSQQHRWSCGPANLFRKMVIGIVKNKDISLSRKFYMIYNFFFIRKVVGTMFAFVFYCVVLPLVSLMPEVDYPKWGAIVATLIIATVNTSISTPRSFYMAIPWVLFENIMSFHRTKALMIGLFEAKRANEWIVTEKLGDAFEGKSRAEFSAPKGSRQLKHLRERILLQELGIASFLFACGCYGIFYGHDRYYLYLFPQAIFFTIAGFGYFGTIVPSCPELS; from the exons ATGATTCTACTGATCTTGTTATTAAG GTTGCAGGATAAGATTGAGAAAGAGTGTATGAGGTGGGCGAGTGAAGGCATAAACATTAGGTACCAGCTTCGAGAAGGTCGAAAGGGGTACAAGGCGGGGGCTCTCAAGGAAGGGCTGAAGCGGGACTATGTCAAAGAGTGTGAGTATGTTGCCATCTTTGATGCTGATTTCCAGCCGGAGGCAGACTTCCTTCGACGAGCCATGCCTGTCCTGATTCACAACCCAGAGGTCGCACTTGTGCAGGCTCGCTGGAGGTTTG TGAATGCAAATGAATGCTTCTTGACAAGAATGCAGGAAATATCATTGGACTTCCAGTTTGTAATTGAGCAAGAAGGAGGATCATCCATTCATTCCTTCTTCAGTTTTAACG GAAGTGGTGGAGTATGGAGACTCGGGGCAATAGACGACGCTGGAGGTTGGAATGATCGAACCACTGTAGAAGATATGGATCTTGCTCTCCGAGCTGGACTCATGGGCTGGAAGTTTGTTTTCCTAGGCGACATTGAG GTTAGGAGTGAACTTCCTAGTACTTTCAAGGCCTATCGCTCTCAGCAGCATCGGTGGTCCTGTGGTCCAGCCAATTTGTTCAGAAAGATGGTGATCGGAATTGTAAAGAACAAG GATATATCGCTCTCACGAAAGTTCTACATGATATATAACTTCTTCTTCATCCGGAAGGTCGTGGGAACTATGTTTGCCTTCGTTTTTTACTGTGTGGTGCTGCCCTTGGTTAGTCTGATGCCTGAAGTTGATTATCCTAAATGGGGTGCCATTGTGGCTACTTTGATAATTGCCACCGTAAACACGAGCATCTCGACTCCAAG ATCATTCTATATGGCCATTCCTTGGGTCCTTTTCGAGAACATAATGTCGTTTCATCGCACCAAGGCTTTGATGATCGGTCTGTTCGAGGCCAAGAGGGCAAACGAATGGATTGTCACTGAGAAACTAGGAGACGCCTTCGAGGGCAAATCCAGAGCTGAATTCAGTGCACCAAAGGGTTCTCGACAGCTTAAGCATCTCCGAGAGAG aatACTACTACAGGAGCTGGGAATTGCTTCGTTTCTTTTCGCTTGTGGATGCTACGGGATCTTCTATGGGCACGATAGATACTACCTGTATCTCTTCCCTCAAGCCATCTTCTTCACTATTGCTGGGTTCGGCTACTTTGGCACGATAGTCCCGAGCTGCCCCGAGCTCTCTTAG
- the LOC125214721 gene encoding glucomannan 4-beta-mannosyltransferase 2-like isoform X2, whose protein sequence is MGPASAAVEWLLGSPADVIAPVWNAVKSYGIVPVLRFSLYLCLLWSFLLFVEWVHMMFLAALAKLMRRRHAERYKWEPLRDDLEGGSLDFPMVLVQIPIYNEIEVYKISIGAACRLSWPVDRLVVQVLDDSTDLVIKDKIEKECMRWASEGINIRYQLREGRKGYKAGALKEGLKRDYVKECEYVAIFDADFQPEADFLRRAMPVLIHNPEVALVQARWRFVNANECFLTRMQEISLDFQFVIEQEGGSSIHSFFSFNGSGGVWRLGAIDDAGGWNDRTTVEDMDLALRAGLMGWKFVFLGDIEVRSELPSTFKAYRSQQHRWSCGPANLFRKMVIGIVKNKDISLSRKFYMIYNFFFIRKVVGTMFAFVFYCVVLPLVSLMPEVDYPKWGAIVATLIIATVNTSISTPRYHSIWPFLGSFSRT, encoded by the exons ATGGGCCCAGCTTCGGCGGCGGTGGAATGGCTTCTCGGCTCGCCTGCTGACGTCATCGCGCCGGTTTGGAATGCGGTGAAATCGTATGGAATAGTGCCGGTGTTGAGATTCTCTCTCTACCTCTGCTTGCTGTGGTCGTTCTTGCTGTTTGTGGAGTGGGTTCACATGATGTTCCTCGCTGCTCTCGCCAAGCTGATGCGGAGAAGGCACGCGGAGAGGTACAAATGGGAGCCGTTGAGGGATGATTTGGAAGGTGGGAGCCTCGATTTCCCCATGGTTCTTGTCCAGATACCGATATACAATGAGATAGAG GTGTACAAGATCTCCATTGGTGCAGCGTGTAGGCTGTCTTGGCCAGTTGATAGGTTGGTGGTTCAAGTTTTGGATGATTCTACTGATCTTGTTATTAAG GATAAGATTGAGAAAGAGTGTATGAGGTGGGCGAGTGAAGGCATAAACATTAGGTACCAGCTTCGAGAAGGTCGAAAGGGGTACAAGGCGGGGGCTCTCAAGGAAGGGCTGAAGCGGGACTATGTCAAAGAGTGTGAGTATGTTGCCATCTTTGATGCTGATTTCCAGCCGGAGGCAGACTTCCTTCGACGAGCCATGCCTGTCCTGATTCACAACCCAGAGGTCGCACTTGTGCAGGCTCGCTGGAGGTTTG TGAATGCAAATGAATGCTTCTTGACAAGAATGCAGGAAATATCATTGGACTTCCAGTTTGTAATTGAGCAAGAAGGAGGATCATCCATTCATTCCTTCTTCAGTTTTAACG GAAGTGGTGGAGTATGGAGACTCGGGGCAATAGACGACGCTGGAGGTTGGAATGATCGAACCACTGTAGAAGATATGGATCTTGCTCTCCGAGCTGGACTCATGGGCTGGAAGTTTGTTTTCCTAGGCGACATTGAG GTTAGGAGTGAACTTCCTAGTACTTTCAAGGCCTATCGCTCTCAGCAGCATCGGTGGTCCTGTGGTCCAGCCAATTTGTTCAGAAAGATGGTGATCGGAATTGTAAAGAACAAG GATATATCGCTCTCACGAAAGTTCTACATGATATATAACTTCTTCTTCATCCGGAAGGTCGTGGGAACTATGTTTGCCTTCGTTTTTTACTGTGTGGTGCTGCCCTTGGTTAGTCTGATGCCTGAAGTTGATTATCCTAAATGGGGTGCCATTGTGGCTACTTTGATAATTGCCACCGTAAACACGAGCATCTCGACTCCAAGGT ATCATTCTATATGGCCATTCCTTGGGTCCTTTTCGAGAACATAA